Genomic window (Zerene cesonia ecotype Mississippi chromosome 5, Zerene_cesonia_1.1, whole genome shotgun sequence):
GGCGCTGCGCGAGCACGAGCCGCCGCCGCCCTCCGCCACGCACCACCAGCTGCACCTCGCCATCGAGCCCTACCGGTAATGTctcgcacgcacacacacacacacacactaacAGAATATTGTGATTGTATACAGGGTGATCATTTGTAATGTCAACTGTTGGCTCTCCTACAGGTGGCATTATAGTATCTCTTTACTGTGAAGCAGTAAAATTGTAGACGagaaaaacgttattttataaaaatttgcgaatttaaaaaatgtcacTTGACACACTTGGGATACGAACTGACTGAAATCTGTTAAAACTATACACTGGACTATTATTATATCGATCATTGGGTTCAAGTGTAAGAATGTAATGTTCTAACAAACttgacaaaacaaataaaaggaaaCCCATGAAATGTTGacttatgtattaaaaacttttactaTTATCCTGCAAACTTCAAGAaggtttcttaaaatatttttactatgaaaataatgataataatagtgGTAAAGTTGGATTagacaaataatattgaatatgtataaaattttctatgagtacatttaaaattgttgcaacattttcaataaatatttacagttcAGAATGAATCTTAATTTCTGAATAtggagtttatattattaatgaatatgattaaattttaggGCTCCAGAATTAATGTTTCAACCGTCAATGATGGGGAACTTAGAGGCTGGTTTGGCGGAAACAATGGAATACGTCTTCAAACACTTCAGTCCTGAAGATCAGCTCTTGTTGGCGAACAATGTTTTTGTAACAGGAGGATGCTCTCAGTTTCccggtaaaaaaaaatgaagaaatataGGATATAAGCCGATTCAATATGAAGTCATAATTTATGTAGAAGCCAAAATGTGGagcattaaaaatttttgtaaagtaTTGCTAATTACAATATCCCTTTCCTATAGGcccatattcttttccttccccttcccagtcctttcctttatccaattgtagaggcgtaacgtctgtaatcgactttacgcctctacaaatgttcatgggcggtggaagcgcttaccatcaagcgtcCCAccgctccattgccgactgagataaaaaaaacctaattacaaagataatattatctttttctCGACTTGTTTTCAAttacataattcattattacgTTAccaataaaagatttatgattaaatataattgtgatCCGACTAATAGATTATAACAGTACTCACATCTTTGTAACTATTTGAAACCATGTAAattcatatcatttttataggTCTGAAAGAGCGACTAGAAAGAGAGCTTCTAGAAATGCGTCCATTTCAATCGACGCACAAAGTAGTAATGGCGAACAATCCAAGTTTAGACGCGTGGTACGGCGCTAGAGATTTCGCGGGAAGCAATGAATTTGAAAACTGGTGTATATCCAAAGAAGACTACTACGAAATGGGTGGGGAGTACTTGAAGGAGCATCACGCGAGCAATAAGTACTACAAAAGTCCAGCACCAATAGTAGATAACACGATGGCTCCGGCTGGTGATGCGAATGTGGTGAAGGAAGAAATCGTTGTAGATTGTTAAATTgaagtatttgaaaataaatgcatatttctGTGGATGTTGGGCCTTTTTTTGTTCCGTTCTGTACGGTACGGTTCGGTTTGCATTAGATTCAGGCATCTGGCAGGAATGAAGGCTAATTCtaagaaattttgaactttttctcccattcagaaattaaagacttttaaacgcgatttattcattatattatttacatgaccacgtgaccacgctcgttGTA
Coding sequences:
- the LOC119839855 gene encoding actin-related protein 5 is translated as MVKRRTAAAAERMRVISRLAAAGDEFGNQDSDWDVYKSISRDADSDSDADGERLVELEEALREHEPPPPSATHHQLHLAIEPYRAPELMFQPSMMGNLEAGLAETMEYVFKHFSPEDQLLLANNVFVTGGCSQFPGLKERLERELLEMRPFQSTHKVVMANNPSLDAWYGARDFAGSNEFENWCISKEDYYEMGGEYLKEHHASNKYYKSPAPIVDNTMAPAGDANVVKEEIVVDC